The DNA region tttgcacgaaAGTAAGAAGTGAGCCGAGGGGACGTCTAAAGAGGGTAGACTTTTTCTTAAtgtgaaaaaagtgaaaagcttctttttttcatcataatAGCGTTAAACGTTTGAAAAATCTGGCTAACTGTGACGTAAAAATGTGCTCGCGTAAACGAAGAACGGGTGGTAATTTTATCCGAGGGGGTGCGAGAAGAGcaggaaaggagaaaaacagctgcgtttctttttttctcctatgtgaagaaaaatcACAGTCAAGTCAGAACTTGTTccgcttttttatttatttttgttctgaTAGCGTAATTGGTTGATCCGTTATGTTGACTGCTTCTCACTTTAGTAGCGAAAAATAATGGTGTTAAGgttatttttctcccccttttaacggctatattttagaaaaagaaaaaaattgtgcctcCCCAATGTTGTGTTGGAAGTGAATAGGGGATATAATTTGCCTCAATTCGCTTAAAAGAAGTCTCAGCAAAATTGGACACTACTAAGATTTGAATTTGTTTAATTCATCATTGTGTCTTAGGGGGAGAGTAAACCGAATAGATAACGACGCGGCGTCACAGTAAGACTAAATAAGAGCAGCCCTTAAGAAAGAGGCAGGAACGAATTGCACAGTGCTCCTTGCGACAAGGTATACAAAACGCGGGAAGGGTAAATCAAAATAGTAAAtctaaaatggaaaatcgCGAGTCCAGTTGCAACAATTGAGAGCACACTTTGTTGCGTCTCCTTTTTGGAAacttgttttaaaaaaagcattgGGGCACGTAGAACCATTTTAGTGATGCATGGGAAAAGACAAACATGCAGATGGATTACTAAGCGCATAGAGGAATCGCCAAAAAATGCGCTTCCTTTGCACGGACGCTCTTCTGGTTTACTGCACGTTATAGACATATGTCATCCATTGTAACATTTTCAGAAAAACCCATCTGGAGAGCAtcttttattctttttttttattgcaaatGGGACAAACATGCACTTTGTGTGGATATTGTAGAACGTAAAAGCCAAGGTTAGCattacatacatttttgGCATGCTCGTGTTCAGTgcgttttataaaaattgcgcTCTTGTTTGTATGGTTCGTTCGTGGGCTCTCGcacgtacatatgcatatatcggtaaataaaattagacgattataaataatttcaaatGCCTCATTActtaaatgagaaaaaaagctagcAAGAGGAGAACCAGCGTGCCATGCGAACTGGAGCAACatggcaaaataaaaaggattaCGGAAAATGCGGGCTACATGTTTTATGAAGCCCtttatataagtaaaaagCTGTATGGCACGGTTGGAcatgtcaaaaaaaatatatatatatatatatatatatataattataatgtaaaCGTCTGCTTATTATGAAGTGCGTTATTCAATTGACCCATTTgcttgttccttttttttttttttttcgtttcgctAGCTGCTTTAAGCGAAATTATAGTGGTCGCAGAACGaagaaaagttaaaaaaaaaatatataagccCATTAATGGGGCATTAAAAAGGACATAAAATTGATTTATTGATATAAAAACGGCTACTCTGTCGaaattttgtttgttttttttttttttcgcgttaaTGCCCCtttctttataattacaaagttaaaaacataaaaaggggTCAAAAATAAAccagcatttttaaaaaaaagactacctgaaaattttaatatttttcatcctCTTGAAATTAGGCAAGCAGGAAAGAAAGATGCGAGCCGAGCAATTTAAAATGAGGACAAGGTTTTAAAGgtcgaaaaaaattaccgcTGTAGTTATGCTTACTGCACTACATGCGTAAATAGatagcatatatttattcattacGCATTAGAGCTTCTTACCGCTGCATTGTACGCAATTTTGCCCGAAATagaataaaacaaaatttgtaACGGGTTTGACAATACATCATACAGAGAggaaagaagtaaaaaaaaattttttttaaacatatggGGCAATCAACCAAAACCCTGAtagattgaaaaaaaaaataaaaaagggggacaggAAAATACtacaaataaaagaaaataaaaagaggagaaaaaaaaaaagaaaaaacgaggGAAACaagataagaaaaaaaaaataaaataacttttagcatattttttttaactccgcGATATCCAAAATTTTCCTTGAAAATTTAAGAATGAcaaacataataattatgaaaaaaaaagacatagACTTATCAATTTGGtacgtattatatatatcaataaaatgctaattaatataaataaatttatttttttcatactttTTGTAACTATTTATttacgttattttttaagctaaAAATAGTAAGACAGttgattgttttttttttttttgtataaagttatatatttatactatatatttatgctgTCTTACAGATTAAATAGAAAAATCGATTTGGCTGAATCAAAATATTTCGAAAGATTgttgtttataaaaatgtgatatAGCAATAGTTTTCTTCTGCGGAACTGACGCAAGTCCAGAAATcttcatatgcatataaaccTACGCAGAAAAAACAGTAAATTAGAAGGTTTTTTCTGACCATGCTACCCCTGTTTTGACATAGCCcgtataatatatacttatatcGTTGTTGCtaattatataaagtatgcatatgtatacaaaaTAGCCGCCCCCTTTCTGtctgtatttttatttttttgaaagacATTAGAAGAAGGTATAAatgaggaattttttttcttcattattacCCCAAAGCAGTGAAAGAAAcgaatacaaatttttagcTGTTCAATAAAAATACCTGATATGAAAGAAATGTATGAAATGGATGATGAGCTGTTGGACAGGCTCCTATTCGGTACAGCAGAAATAAGAGGCATGACTTCTGGAAAGAGAAATGAGAAATATTTCTTTACGCATTCGTTAGAACAGAGTAAAATTGATATGAAAAAGTGTTTCAAGAATCTTATAACTTCCaaatttttcgtttttttcctttttacctTGCTACATCTGTTCGTACAGGTAGGCGAATGTGGAGATGAATAGACAATCTCGCAGtagcgtttttattttatttatttattttactttttcgtAAAAAGGTCATTTTTGAAGAACCGTTATTTTAtagatgatttttttttttttttaatgaccCCTGCAGAATACGTCCATTTCTGATGAGAGGAACATTTACGGAGAACTGCAACTGAGTTATACATATTCAAGAAAATTAGCcgagaaagaaaaaacttctCGTGCTAGAAAGGCTCCCGCTAACagggtgaaaaagaaaaaggtgtCTACGTCTTCcttgaaaaaggaggaaccTCCCCAGAATACAGGGGAGACAGGAGGAAGTGGAGATGCCACAGGAGCCAGGGCCAGTGTGAAGGCCGCCAACAGTGGTGCGGCAAAAACTGGTGCTGGTGTGAAGGCAGGCAGCAGTGGTGCGGCTAAAACTAGCGGGGAGGCGGCAAAAACTAGCAGCGATACAGCAAAAGCTAGCGGAAACGCGGCTAAAACTAGCGGAGACGCTGCAAAAACTAATGGCGACGCGACAGCCTCTTCCGGTAGTGCTGCAGAGAAAACTAGTGGTGATACCGCAACCACTGTCAGCGATGCGGCAGTCCCCACTAGTGATGCGGCTACCTCGAGTAGTGATGCAACATCCTCGGGTAATGACGCAACTTCCTCGAGTAGTGACGCAACAGCCTCGAGCAACGATGCGACGACAATCAATGGCGACGCGACAGGGACAAGTAGCGCTGGCACAACCAGTGGAGACTCCGCAGCAAGCAGCGGCGAATCGACTACCTCCAGTGGCGAGGCGACCACATCCGCTGGTAAAGAGAAAGTAATGCGCAGTTGCTTGAAAAAGGCGACAAGtccaaaaagagaaaagcgAAATGTACACTTTGCTGATCCTATATcacgtgaaaaaatattttataaagatGAATGTATAGGGTACACTGgggaaaatgaggagaaagaaaaaaaagtagaaaaagcagaaaaagaaaaaaaaataaaaaaagtagaagaaaaaaaggtgggAAACGAGGGAAGCGACATTGtaagcaaaaaagcaaaaaaaaaaagagccttgttttttggctttttgaaaaagaaaaaaaagaaaaaaacactaaAAGCGAAGGTAAAGACCTCTGAATCGATAGTAAAGGCAAGTGGGGGTCGAAATAATGCTGTAAAGCCAAGCACCGCACAGAAAGAAGCTACTGCAAGTTCAGCAGGAACTACGAATAAAAGACCCGAAAGGGAGAAAGAAATTGTAGGTAATGTACTTCGAAGGAGCGCCACTTTGGATAACTTAAGTATATGAGGAAATGGCGGACAAGTAAAAGACGTGTGGAAGGATGCCttagaatttaaaaaaaaaaagataattagGGGAAATTTTCCTTACAGAAATGATCATCGACGAGAGGGGTCTTAAACGGTTAAGCTAAGTTATGCCTGTAGACAAATATGaatcttcaaaaaatgaagagaagggtgaattatataaaaacgaaattttttttttttttatgatatctGAGGCCTGGGGCTGAAAGAGTTGCATGTGTTGTTCTGCATATAGGCTTGCTCATGGGGATggtgatttaaaaaaaagagactTCTAAAATGAGAGAAGATTCTTATAAATTGTGTGAATGCACacaagaggaggaaaaaaaaaaaaaaaaaaattaagtgaaCGGAATGAAGCGAATATAAGCGAATATAAGCGAATATAAGCGATGTTCTTCGTCTACTTTGGTGAGAGAACTACTGGAAAGGGATAAAACTGATTTGATCCTTTTGCACAGAATAATTAATGGGGGAAATTGAGCTATAAGGGAAATATTATACCCAGGATGATAtaaggcaaaaaatgaagacgaCGTAGTATTTtgttttgtgcaaaaaataaagggatCCTTTGGTAGATTTATGTGGCctataattttacaaaaaatgatgagtaTAACTGCAACGATGAAGATGAATAAGGATGCTATGGTTACCATGCTAATCAAATGTTTAGTAAAACCGTTAGGATATTCAAACTGAGTGAGCTCTGATGTCTAACCGGTGTgtctcatttttgtgttgAATTCTCTGCAGTGAAGAAGAATCTAAAAAAAGTTGCCTACTTggacaatttttaaaattaagaGCATGTGCTGTTAAGAGGATTCATTTGGGAAAATCTATTTTCTGAAGAGTATGTTTTTGTAAAGTTCTGCAATTAGCCATCCTTAAAATGGGCGAAGGGGAATTTCTCCTGGCCTACGGGACGCATTGATGTGATAGGAATGTGggcgtatgtatgtatatatatatatatatatatatatatatatatatgttcgtGTACGCCTCTCGCGcagctgcttcttctccagCCCCAGTGCCCTTATGTCTTtctgttaataattttaactggtttattttttgaacaaattgtaaaattaaaggaaaacGCATGCTTGTGATTCCCTTGTTTTTCCAGCCATTCgcaaatgtgtgcatgcaTCTGTGCACGTTTGTACATTTGTACATTTGTGCATGTTTATGTGTATGCGTATGCGTGTATGTGTACATGCGTACACACGTACACATGCTTCTTTTTACAatcgcccctttttggcgCGCTTATTTGTTCTCCTGTCCACTCATTTTCACTCTGTGCAATAAAAGGTTCCTTTTATACACACGCGCACACAACTCCCAATTGCTCATTTGACTTGTTTTAGCAATTATACCAGTCGTGTATAATAGCTTTTTTCCTGCTTAAACATCACCAATgttgtttaatttattcaatttatttgtttatcaaaaaggagaagataaaatatttgtctCAACAAATATTACAagtgcaaaatatttttacagaaTTGTCATcgatttgctttttttgtactttcaaaaagttgcaagcaaaaaagaaaatgaaaaaaaaaaaaaaaaaaaaaaggagcaatacagctataatatgtatagatatatatttatcttaaAGGAAATTTACATAAAGATGGAATGAAATTATGTAAGCTCCTTCGGTTTAAGGTTATCATTGTTCTATTATATATGCGTGTAGACACGCACATATAAATGGGCACAcgaaatatatgtgtacttGCAGACATATGGAGGATGCAAAGGAAGCgataaaaatgattaaacCGACGTCCTCAGGGTTTTTTTCTCTGGCGAAGTTGTTCCCACTCGAAAATTTTAGCTTTTTAACACTGGCCAGATGGCTCAACACAACATAGTGTAGAGCGGCATATAGAGCAGCATGTAGAGTGGCCTGGTGTAAAGCGGCATAGTGTAACGTAAGAAATGGAATTGCTATGCCCGTTTATGCAACTGTTCGCGCATCCTTTCATGATGACGCGTCAACATTTTTAACGCTATACATATTCCTCCCCTTTTAACTTTACGGGGCTGTTTCGCCTAAGCTGTCATTTAAagtgtatttttctttttctttttttaacagcTGTGCAGAAAAAAGATTGTATAACATTTCGTAACACCTGTTATTAAATAAACCAACAAACCATttcgctcctttttattttttaacaccaAACGGGATAAGcatcaaaatggtaaaattttacatagCACAAgtaatgacaaaaaaaaaaaaaaaaaagggtcgAGAGAAGTAGCACAAACGTCACACTatcctatattttttagatCAAATGGTTCTATTAAccctttttagaaaaataaatgaacctTTAGAAACAGGTTTGCCATCAATTGTGTGGAGTATAAAttgaagtttttatttagtgaatcatttttttttttttcttccttttcgcttaaggtaaaaatacaattatgtataaattacTGTTTTGGTGGCAcgccctttttaaaaaaagcgaaatagCTCATTTTTGAGTAAACACCGTTGTGCGGCACCCGTCACTGACTctgtttttaaataaatatgttaaagtgacatataaaaatgtgagtGTTGAAACGATGCTGAATTATTGTGGCTGAGGTACAGAGGCAACCGTTTGCTGTGCATCGGTTATCATTAATATAGTTAAATAGAACTTAAAGATTCTTCTTGTGCAGTTGCTTATGtttgatagaaaaaaaaaaaaaaaacgagatattataaaaaagaacaaatgcCCGTGCTACCACACCCCATCCCCTTTACTGATTAGATTTATCCTATTCGTTTAGTCGTATGCTTTATTTATACGTACAGCAATTacaataagtaaaaaaatttttattccttaCGTTTTAGAGTTTTTCTGGTGAACTTTttgtagaattttttttttttataatcacAAATTTGTAATATGGTAATTAttagataattttttgttgtgttttttttatgcgttttttgttatgcgtttttttttaatttcgatTTTTTGCGAACTCGTTTGCCGGTTTATATGAGCCCTCTTATCTTATGTTTTAAATCGAACtgtaagtaaaaaaaataaaactttcaAAATTGCGGAGTTTAGtaatatacaaaatggaTGGCAACTTATGTGGTCGTGGATGCTCCCATGGTGGTTCGGGAAGGAGCAGTTCCTCCTTAGTAGCGAATAAgagcaattttaaaaatcgtTGCACTCGTTCATTAGAGCAGGGGAGTAAAATCATTACAGGTAGAATCTGTACAAAGGTTGCAAGGTCtagaatatttattttgttttttctaaCCCTTTTGAATCTCTTTTTACAAGTAGGATAAGAGTTCATTTTCGATTGTACATAAAAGCCCGTGGTGTGCATAGATGCGCACACGTGTGTACATATCCCGTCGATATGTTTCTTTATGGCCAATTTTAGTCTtaccaaaataaaaataaaaaaaaaaacttcactTGAAAAACGCTATTTTTTCACTGTCCTATAGAATACGTACTACACAAATGAAGAGGGGAAatcattttccaaattaGAATTAAGCATCGGTGGATGTTCCAGGAAATTAGCATTAGCTGAAATAAGACAACTGAGGGAAAGTGCCACTTTAGCTAGACTGGctcttaaaaaagaagatagtGATCATTTGAGGAAGTACAAAGAAGATTTTTACAAGAGAATGGAAGAAAGGTTGAAACAAGTAGGCCCAGACCCGTTACCCAATTgtttgaaaaagggggataaaATTACtacagtaaaaaaaaaaatgcagtttGTAGAGCCGGAAGAGATAATCCAGAAAGGGAAAACTTCGAACAGGACAATGCTGAAAGTGAAATTTGAGGAGCAAAATGAGATGGAGAAAAATGAgatggagaaaaatgaaatggggaaaaatgagaaggggaaaaatgagatggggaaaaatgagaaggggaaaaatgagatggggaaaaatgagatggggaaaaatgggaaggggaaaaatgagatggggaaaaatgagatggggaaaaatgggaaggggaaaaaagggaaagaaaaagatgagaaagagaaagaagaagCTCCCGTGGACCCAATGAAGCATTtgaggaatgaaaaaaataaaataatgactACAGCggagttgaaaaaaaaatatgatgacATTTTGTACAAACATATAAGCAAAGAAGAAATGAAGGAAATTATGGATTCCATTGAAGCCAGTgattatgataatataaGGCGAAGTAAGAATGTCGTTTATAACGAGGATGATAATGACCAATTGCCATATGATTGTACGATGAGAGAGATTAGTGAGAAGATTACAGAAGATTTTTTAAGTGAGATGACTGCAGAACTACGGAAGGTTGTAAGCCCAAAGGACATGTTTATAATCTGGCATTATGTTCAGGCTTTTGGAAgagataaatatttaaggATGAATGGGGATTTGTGGAGATTGTGTGGACATGTGCAGAAGGAATATAACATACCAGAtgacattaaaaaaagagaatggCAAGAAATCGCTGGCTACATGTCAAGTGAGTTACTGGATAAGGAACACAAAGATTATTTAGATTTTAAAGAATTAGCTAATAAGGGATCCTGCAAAAAATCCAAGTTTTACGAATTTATAGATTCTAAAAGGAGTTCGTGGAAATTCTTAACGGCTATAATGATGGATTCGTGGAAGGAGGCATTAATTGAGAGACTAAAAAGTTACAGCATAGAAGAGGAGTAACCTTTTGCTACCGGTGATGCAGCGATGCAGTGATGCAGGGCTACATTGCTACAGTGCTACAGTGCTGCAATGCTGCAATGCACGGtttatttctaaaaaaaatggagagtaTCAGACAAATAGGTAACTTTTGACACGCAGGAGGATGTATATACACGCATGTACACTTGAATTATGTTATACATTTGTGAGATGGTATTTTGCACACCGCGTGAATGTATtaccttttttcccttgccTGTCAATGGAACGATAAAATGGGCTAGCAGAAATTTACCGTAACAAATGATTTCCAAATGGGTActtaaatgcaaaaaaaaaaaaaaaaaattgcttatatttgtaaacaaaaaaaaaaaacaaccttTTAGAGAAAGCTTCCAATTAgagtaccttttttttttatctaaaaaGTGTATTAAACTACAGATGTACATTATTGTGCACGAATTTTCTCCCgtaaactctttttttttcttgcactCTTTTTATACATAACGCTGCCCTATAAACTCTAGCTATTTAGTTTTTAAGTAAATCGCCTACtcaattttagaaaaaaagagcgcatttttttttcccataattTTGCTCAAATGTTAAGCAAAGGGGAGTCATATatgaggaggaaggaatGATTATTTCTTCTTTGATAACCACTCGAAGGGAAATCCTTAACAGAAGCAAGGCAGTGCTTAACAGCGCAGGTTCTTAACAGCGGAGGCTCTTAACAATTTTCGGACGACATACTATTGTGTAGAATCCTTCGCTTGCTGTTCGTCCGCTTGGCGTCTTTCATAGAATAGGGAAAAAAGCCATACATTTGTGCAGGTATAAACAATCCCACAATTTTACCCCTCCTGGGAACCCATTTTAGATCCAAATAAACGATAAATTGTGAGAACGCTTAGTTTAATAGAAATAATGAGGATTAGCGCGAAAAGGAATGCTTATAGAATaaaaccaaaaaattaatataccCTCCTATAAGGTAATTGAAGCAACTGTACATATGCAGTGAAGTTAAAACAAATGAGTAGAATTTATTCAACGATTAgaacctttttttgtgcgcgTTCTTTGTAGAAAtttacatgtgcatgcatgCTTACGCCTTTAGTGGTTTGCTTAACATGTGTGAGAAGTGTGCAAATATTGTTATTTGGGTTGGTATAATGATTTGCCCGTTTGCCCGTTCGTCCGTTTGTTCCTCCATTTCGCACGTTTTTCGCGCATTAACTGtgtacgtttttttccctcattaGTTACTGTTACAGCCAAAGGCACCACTTCTACACGTGGTGCATTATTACAGCCAAAAGTCTATTCCTTAAGAATAGAAACAAATGACATTTAGCTATCTTCTGTTTTTTCGAAACATGCAACATAGTGTATAGGGTCATCAGCTTGACATTTGATAGCAttgttaatataaaaatgagaggaaaaaaaaaaaaaaattggttgTAGAATGCATCTATAGAATTACTACAATTAGCTTTTTATGCGAATTGTTGTATCTGATCGCATCCGAGAAAGCAGCTAGTATATTTGTGCTGAATTACATAACTACattaaaagtgaaaagctttcttttttttttattcccttttttaggAAGTAATAGTATAAAAAGGTTATATGTTTAGCTTCATGGTGTATTACAcaagctttttaaaattgcacaaaaaaatagctaccATATTGATCAAAGTTGTAATTTGCTAACCAAGGGAATTCGTTTTGAGTGAACTCGCCTAAATGTGTTAGTGGATTGGAAGAAATTATGAAATGACGTAGCCGTTGTACTGGCAATTCTACAAGTTAAGCTGAAAAGTAGCGCTGAACTGTTGAGAGTCCGGGTGTTAATAACCGTTTGGTTTGCTGCGATTTTGTTGCTAACTTAATTTTGCTGAATAACTGCTTCGCTTTGTCAAAATAgctggagaaaaaaaaggaaggctaaattttctttttaaaattaaccATTTGAAAttgttaacaattttgttttaaagaTTGGTTGGTTTGTTGGTTGTTTGTTTGGTTAGTTGTTTGGTTGGTTGACTGGTTGTTTGGTTGGTTGGCTGGTTGATCGGTTGGTTGATCGGTTGGTTTATCGTTTGTTTGTTCGGTTGACGGATCGGTTGATCGATTTATTGTTTGATtgattaattaaaaaaagaattttattaattttattaattttattaattttgttaatttaattaattttaataattttaataaatttaataaattttaatttaaaaaaattccttgCACAAGTGCAActcttttcaaaattaaatttttgtaacCTTATAATTAAACTGACACCCCGTTGATTACTCTTCACCCTTCAGCACATTAACCTGACATACATAAATACTATCACCCTGCGTTTCTTTTAACCTATTAGGAAAAACAAACCCataccttttaaaaaatatactcttttattattaaacaaaagcttttattttttttatcatctcCAAAAATGGCACGTGGAATAAGCGGCGTTAACTCCTTCCTTTTGGCAGCAGGAAATAAGAAGAACAACAATCGCTCCGGACGTTTAGTGGAGCAaggaggaaagcaaaatagAGGTTTTGCCAGAATTGCAACCTCTAAggtttttgttttgttcgTTATTTCTCTAGTCTGCTTCTTTTGCCAGGTATagcgaaaaattgaaaaatttaaaagcgTCCACGTTTGTTGTGTCTATCCTTCTGTATATCTGCATAATTTGTTTCGCTTATgtattagttttttttccgtggGAGAGATAAATGTTGCCCGaaggatttttaaaaaaaacatatttgttatatatcCTTTGCTTTAGAACACCCTCATCGTCGAAAATGGAAAGGCACTTAATGTATCACAATTGCACAATGGTTTTGCAAGAAACTTGGGTGAATCTTCCTTGAGAGGCTCAATGAACGATGATTCCGCAGATGCTTCTGCAGgtggaaaaatggagaagaatTACTTCCAAAGAAAAGatgaaaattatgataaagtTGTTCAagaattaaatgaaaaattcaaGAACGAATACCAACACAGCGATTCTGAACAAGACGACTGATTCCATTTTGCAAGTTTTCGTCAATTTGGTGTAGAACATGTGTAGACTATAGACGTGGTACATATGTTAGCCCAGGAGTAAGTAGGCTGGACTAGGCGACGGAAAGATTATACATATACCTTCttgaaataaatttgatttataaaaaaagataaaaagttATGTGCACACTAAACGGTCTGATAACTTTATAATGCGCCATCCAAATCTTTAAGGATTCGAATTTTCTCAGGGGAGTTTCAACAGGCTTTAGAATATCATCATATCCCCCCTAGATTTGCTGCTTTTCTCATTCCCCATGAAATAATTCAAGCACTATATTACCTGCATTATAACCGTGTTAGatcttctttctctttttagattttaatttccttttttatattttttcttatgtttAAGAACttgttaaaatgtttaagaactttatataaaaggtgaaaataaattttaataagatcaataatacatttagaggaaaaagataaaataaaaagaatgatCTTCTGTGCACTTCTTTTTATCGCTTAATATGTGTAAACCATTCACGGGTGAAACTGGAGGGCAGTTATTGCGCTgcgaggaaaaatattttagccTGTTTAACTATTTACTCTTACTTCGAATGAATTTACGTAAACTGTTAAACCGGTTTAATGCAGAGCAGCGGAAAGGGTCTTTCCGTTTCGGTTAGATTGGGACAATATACTGTTACCATTAAGGGGAGGTGTACTGTCAGACTAACTAGGTTAATGaatctgcctttttttatttgaagcaTATTTCGAACAGGTATGAATGATATACCATGTGCATTATTCTTAGTGTACTTTTAGCCGAG from Plasmodium vivax chromosome 4, whole genome shotgun sequence includes:
- a CDS encoding hypothetical protein (encoded by transcript PVX_003530A); this encodes MARGISGVNSFLLAAGNKKNNNRSGRLVEQGGKQNRGFARIATSKVFVLFVISLVCFFCQNTLIVENGKALNVSQLHNGFARNLGESSLRGSMNDDSADASAGGKMEKNYFQRKDENYDKVVQELNEKFKNEYQHSDSEQDD
- a CDS encoding hypothetical protein, conserved (encoded by transcript PVX_003540A), coding for MDDELLDRLLFGTAEIRGMTSGKRNEKYFFTHSLEQSKIDMKKCFKNLITSKFFVFFLFTLLHLFVQNTSISDERNIYGELQLSYTYSRKLAEKEKTSRARKAPANRVKKKKVSTSSLKKEEPPQNTGETGGSGDATGARASVKAANSGAAKTGAGVKAGSSGAAKTSGEAAKTSSDTAKASGNAAKTSGDAAKTNGDATASSGSAAEKTSGDTATTVSDAAVPTSDAATSSSDATSSGNDATSSSSDATASSNDATTINGDATGTSSAGTTSGDSAASSGESTTSSGEATTSAGKEKVMRSCLKKATSPKREKRNVHFADPISREKIFYKDECIGYTGENEEKEKKVEKAEKEKKIKKVEEKKVGNEGSDIVSKKAKKKRALFFGFLKKKKKKKTLKAKVKTSESIVKASGGRNNAVKPSTAQKEATASSAGTTNKRPEREKEIVGNVLRRSATLDNLSI
- a CDS encoding Phist protein (Pf-fam-b) (encoded by transcript PVX_003535A) — translated: MDGNLCGRGCSHGGSGRSSSSLVANKSNFKNRCTRSLEQGSKIITGRICTKVARSRIFILFFLTLLNLFLQNTYYTNEEGKSFSKLELSIGGCSRKLALAEIRQLRESATLARLALKKEDSDHLRKYKEDFYKRMEERLKQVGPDPLPNCLKKGDKITTVKKKMQFVEPEEIIQKGKTSNRTMLKVKFEEQNEMEKNEMEKNEMGKNEKGKNEMGKNEKGKNEMGKNEMGKNGKGKNEMGKNEMGKNGKGKKGKEKDEKEKEEAPVDPMKHLRNEKNKIMTTAELKKKYDDILYKHISKEEMKEIMDSIEASDYDNIRRSKNVVYNEDDNDQLPYDCTMREISEKITEDFLSEMTAELRKVVSPKDMFIIWHYVQAFGRDKYLRMNGDLWRLCGHVQKEYNIPDDIKKREWQEIAGYMSSELLDKEHKDYLDFKELANKGSCKKSKFYEFIDSKRSSWKFLTAIMMDSWKEALIERLKSYSIEEE